The sequence ctcccttttgcaggccctgcggaactgttgtaggtccgtcagggccctgatctcgggagctcattccacgaggtgagggccaggacagagaaagctctggccctggttgaggccaggtgggcttctttagggacatgatcgtgtatggccttaaaagtaattaccagaacctttagcctgatccagaattcaactggcaaccactgtagttgatggagaatgggccgaatgtgggtcctccatggcaCTTCCTCagatggacccttcctacccagccacaggacctctgtctttgaaggattaagcttcagacggCTGAGCcctctcatcactgcttccatgcAGCTGTTCTGGGGGacagtcagggcagtcatccatcaggaggaagacctggATGTATTAGTTGTAAAGTCCAACTTGGTCTGGATGGAATGTTGAGCCTATGAAGACAGTCCAGAGCACAGGTTTTGGAGGCAAGGGGAGAATTGGCATCATTCTCCTATTTTGTCCATCTTCTCTGATGGAGAACATGAGAGAATACATTGACTCAGCACACTAGAACCTTGCAGTTTCCACTGCCTTTCTCAGTGGAGGTAGAGACTAAGCAGTTGTATTTTAGTATGTTTCTGAGTTTTCTGCCTGTAGAAGCAATAGTTATATtgtaatattttaacaaaatgctTAAAATGATTTGGCATATATGTATACTATAATGAGAACTTGCgccttttatctttttttatatAGGCAAATCCTGACCCAAATTGTTGCCTTGGTGTGTTTGGGTTAAGCCTATATACtacagagagagatctgagagaggTATTCTCCAAATATGGTCCAATTGCGGATGTTTCTATTGTATATGACCAGCAGTCCCGACGTTCAAGAGGATTTGCCTTTGTGTACTTTGAAAGTGTTGATGATGCTAAGGAGGTAAGCAGACATAAATACCAAATATTTGTATAACATATGTTATTAATCTGAATAGATAAAAAATTAAGGCGGTTTAAACTGCCAAGAAGAGGATTCAGATAAGTGATTTCTGTATTTTACTACATGGgcaacaatttattttttaaacaagatTGTATAAAATTGTTGCTGTAGCCAACAAAGCAAGACATTGAACATCTAAATGGCACGTGTGGGCAAGGAAGCGTGGCAGATTGAACTGAAGATATCAATGCCACCCACTTCTATATCTTGCATCCAGGTTAGGTTAGACAGATTCTCTGGGGGTGTTAGTGAGTGGGGCTAGATAAGGACTAACAAACTGATATGTGATCCAGGTAAGACTCAATGGTATCTAGAAATTTCATCATGGCACCTAGTTTGTCTCCCCTCACCTTacacatgcgcgcacacacacaggtcaTTGAAACAGATAACATGCTGTGTAATCTGACCTGGGTGGTTTCTGCTTCAACTTTCTGCTGACGGACTGAGCCAAACTGACCTCTTATTTGCAATTATTGCACATGGGACATCATGGAAACCAGATAACAAAACAACTTTTATTCACTATAAGAGATAGGAGAAATAAGAGACTGAAAACTCTTTACAAGTAACACAGCTTTTGCTGTGCTCGGAAAACAGTTATCAGCCAAGCTTAATTTGCAGGGttgtaccatttctggggtttctcaaagcctgaatgtttcagtggttcctcaatggtaaaaaactgaAAAGGGCTGCCCTACAAATTTTGTGGGTTACAGATTTTGTTGAaatgaacaataaaaaataacCCTAATATTTGAATTTGATATAGAAATTGAGGTGGAAACTGGTATGTCATAGGAAAGGTGAAAAATGAATAGTTCCTAAAAAAAATTTTAGAGTTCTTAAATACACAGAAAGTTTAAGGCCTATAGTAAGTTCAGTCAGGGTTTCTGAATCTACCtgtttagactccttgtatctgatatcttaaaagactgcatttaattcaattaaacacagactgttagacatagaactgcaggaacttagcagtaaagctagaaacgtttgctcacCATTGAgtttggggatctcaccaagctctcagcccctagctgcgtacttctaccatctaatcatcccacaacagcatagagcattcatgttagctagaactaatgctctaccttctgctgttctatatgggagatttcaacagatcccgtattcagctaggttgtgcccatgtggacaatgctgtatagaataaattacacacgttttcttccattgtccattttattctttgatccgagctaaatttcttaactcactgctgtgtaaaagagaactgcatttggatgaacgaaagactcagtttcttttgacatcccagaaccctgatataattgaaccagttgcaaagtttttatatcttgcaatgagaaatcgtgaatgtattatgtctaaagcatgatctttgcctttgttctcactagcagtggatccttttgcactttcctttcttatattgtacttttataggctattaaaaaaaatgagcctcttgtggcgcagagtggtaaggcagccgtctgaaagctttgcccataaggctgggagttcaatcccagcagccggctcaaggttgactcagccttccatccttccgaggttggtaaaatgagtacccagcttgctggggggtaaacggtcatgactggggaaggcactggcaaaccaccccgtattgagtctgccatgaaaacgctagagggcgtcaccccaagggtcagacatgactcggtgcttgcacaggggatacctttacctttaccttaggctattaaaggcttgttgttgttatctaCCTGTTTAGGATGATTTTGAATACCCTCTGAAAATCTGGTGTGTAATTGGGAGTGTTTTTAGTATCCAGGGCTACAAAAATTAAGTTAATTTTTTAGCATTGACAAAGGCATTTTAATAgagtttacagcagtggttctcaaccttcctaatgctgtgaccctttaatacagaaaGGGAGGGACCCCCCTTAGAGCAGGTGGATGGAAGACAGCTGATATGAACTTTTGAATTGCTCTTGGAACATAATTATATGGGTgtcgtgacccccaaccataaaattatgcaagtgtttttttcacataaattaaactgaaactgaccaatggcatgaaaatctATTGttaatgattgtatataaatattgtatataaataggtgggtgccttcaggaggagtggcaacagtggtggcacccccccagctgctcaccctgccacgacccctgtcaAAGAGTcttttgaccccccaaaggggtcccgacccccaggctgagaaccactgccctccAACATATGAAGGTTCTTGTCTTTTACATTGGCATTCATGACACATCCTGTTAGATACAAAGAATGTAAATGTTCTTCCTTCTGAAATACAAGCAGAGTGCAGAAAAGATCAAGCCCTGCTATTGTTATTTGTAGATCTATTGATTCACCATTCTGAGTAACTGAAATACCAGTCCACTGTATATATTTAGTCCATTAATTAATACCCCACCTTAAGTCAATTCTAAATGGGAATACTATACTGTTTTCTTCCTTGTATTTACTATAGGCAAAAGAGCGTGCCAATGGAATGGAGCTTGACGGACGAAGAATCAGAGTTGATTTTTCAATAACTAAAAGGCCTCACACACCTACTCCTGGAATCTACATGGGGAGACCGACTTAGTAAGTTCTTGTTGCTTTATGTTTATTTGGAAACTTGTAATAGTGTTTCCAACTAATTTGGTATGTTACTGTTTGTACAGGTCAACAAAAACATTTATGAATATAGAATCTGAGATTCTAGACTCCTCCAATAAAGAACAAAGTTTAGCATTAAATTTGCACTATGCATTCCTTTATGTTTTATTAATATCATTTTTCCCTAGGACCCTTAACTTTTTGTATTCTGAAGGAagatgattttttaaacatttacttTTATCAGCAAATattagattttcttttttttcaaatatgAATTCAGATCATGATGTTTCTAGGCTAGACTGTGTTTGTTATGTTTTATCCAGTATCTGCTCCCTTGTGTTGTTGCATAACTATGTATTGTCTGTCATCTTAATGCCAATCTATTAATTTTCTTGTAGTGGTAGCTCCCGACGAAGAGATTATTATGACAGAGGCTATGACAGAGGCTATGATGACCGTGATTATTACAGTAGATCATATAGGTGAGCCTGTTAAGTAATTATTTTTGCTGATTTGTTCTTAATGAAATTTAATGTATTGTATTTCTGCCATACAGTAATGTCTGTATTTTGGTGCTTGTTATGGATGTTTTAGTGGCATCCATATCCAGGTATAGCTTTAAAAGGGCTAGTGGTTGCTTATTCCTCACCACACTGGTATACTCACAATTAGAAACAATAAGTAGCATTAATCTAGTAAAAAAAATCTCTTAGATAATTTCATACATGTTTGACTTAAGAAATCACTAGGCCAGCAGAAAAACTGCCATGGAAAATGGATTATCCTTTTACATATATTTTGGTGAAGGCTAACTCCTTGGCACCATGGTTCGATTTTTCCTTTTGTAATTTCTCTCTTTAATAACTTCTTCAGAACTTACCAGTGTGCAGAAATAGGGAATACTCTACACATGCAGCAATTTGCTTTCAAATTGAAAGGCTATGGGGCAAAAATAATGTTAAAGAACatacaagaggctcatatcacgGCCCATGTAATAACTTCTGAAAGATACCTGCTTTAACTGAGACAGGTCTTCAAAAGTATGTCATTAGGATAGGAAACACTTGAAAGGATAGGAAACACTTGAAATAATGTGTTTAGCAGTGCTTGCAACTATAAGAAGCCACAAAAGATAAGCAAGTATGGATTTTCATCTGTTGCAAAGCAATCCAGCATGCCTTGGTCTGCCATTTCACATCCATATTGCCTTGCATACTAGACAGTAACATTGTTCAAACAGAAGTATATATATCAGAGGGTAAATGGACATAAAATGGGGAAAACAAAAACTAGTTGGGGGCTACTTCCATTGCTAAAGGATGCTGACCTTTTGGGTTTCTGATTCAGAGCAGTTTCAAGGGAGCATTTATCTGCGGGATGTCCTTTACAACCTTTTTGTGTAGTTGAACAAAATTACCTTGTATTgccataaattatttttatttattttatttacttcattcacagtctgcctttcttgctgagactcaaggtgaactgcaaaatacaaacaaaaagagCACAAGATAGTCAATAGGTCATGCAATGGGAttaggtttacaaaattataaaaCAGCGCAAAAAAAACTGTTGTAAGTGTAATACAGAAAGTAGCTCACAAAGGTAGAAGACAGTGCAGGGTGATAGGCAGTGATAAATTGAAAGATGATTAGACAGTGTAGGAAAGAGAAATGAGACTCCTATTCATAAAATCTCATGTCTTAGATTTTGCAGTAATGTGGCCAAAATGCCTCTATACAAAACAAGCCCTTCAAGGCTCCTGTAGAATTTCTGCATTCATTTGGGGTGTGTTCATCCAtgtccctcactccccccccaaaagtaTGATAACAAGCAGTTGAAGGACAGTGATTTGCTCTTAACATGTTGCCTCATCATTGTCATGCTATTATTGGtgacttttaaattattttgctgTATTTTATATGACGTACACCGCCTTGAGCCAGATTGCTGGTAGGGTAGTATAGGAATcaaataatagaaataataatgGTTCCTTAGTTAAGAATAGGTTTGCTCAGTTTTAATACTGTCAAATAGAGAGTGTATACTGTTTAAATATCAAATAAAATTGTGCTTGCTGGCATTTAAACAGCAAACTTAAATTTTCTTTGGCTTGTGCATAAAACATTGACTTGGGTCCAAGGTAACATAAGCAGTGAGAAGAACAAAACTTCCCTGCCCTACTGACAGCTCTGGAAAAAGATTCCTAGTGGAAAGAGGAATAGGCTAAAATTTCTGTTCAATGGAAAAACAGGATTGAATGTAGCCGAAAAATTAACCCAGAAGTGTTTCCATGAACTGAATGTTCATGCTTGCAAGCCtgatatactcccccccccctttttattaatttttattttgtggTGCCTAACCTATGCTAGAAAGGTATGGTGGGGGATTGTACCCACTGGAAATCTCCTCTTTTAACTCAGATTTTCATGGACAAACTCGCAAGTACAGTTCTATTAGGTATCCAGGCACTAGACTTGATCTGTTTATGGTATTATATGAGTAAGCTATTGTCTGTCTGGGATTGCCTCCTAATTTAGTCTGACTTGTCATAGGTGAGTGCAGAGTCAAGTATTGTCAAATTATGTCATTTTAAAGCTGAAAGTGCATGACATAGGAATATAAAAGATCTGCATTAGAATGTTCCCTGCAGTTTGCAGTGTTAAAATGACAGTGGCTGCGAACAAATAATTCCTCTTGTGAAGTAAGGTGACTATTGCTATTATCATGCAGCTGCTCTGAATGTTTTTTATGTATGACCCATGTGACTGATGTATATTCCTTTATATTATCATTTATGTATTCAAActcaaaaaattaaaatgcaaaaaagaTGCTCTGCTTATGTCTTCacagaggtggaggtggaggaggaggaggaggagggtggcgaGCTGCCCAAGACAGGGATCAGATGTACAGGTATGCTAGGAGATGACCCAgtccttttaaaaagtgcaaatgGTGATGACTTACGAGGATCAGCTGTACCTCTATAGCTAATAAAGCTGTGGAAGTTAAACACTTCAATAGGCAATGCAGTCCTTAAAAATACTATTCTGCCAATTTGATGAGCATTTAACGGCCTTGGAAACATATGGAAACATATGGAAAATTCATAATTGGTGCCAAGGAGTTACCCGTTTGAAAAATGCAGTCACACTGTAGATTATAGTGGGAAAGCTGAGTACAAAGAATTTGTAAAAATTAGGGGTAAAATTAAAAATTGCTCTTAACTACAAATGTGATACTCTCAAAGGAGAACTTTTTTGGGGGTCTGAACATATGGTAATGACACCTGCTTGAGTCAGATTCATGTATttgaagaacagctttatcatagAAGTTGTACATTCTTGTAAAATGTTGAGTGTTTTGGGTGGTTAGCCTTGTCAAGAGCAGTCTTGTAATATGGGAATGCCCATAGTTTGTTGTTCAGTTTTTTCTCCCGGCATGCATGAGAGATCAAGTATTGGTGACAGAATACAGATggtatgtgtatgtgtttgcCTGTACCCACATGAAAGGTACCAAATAAAACTTAGTAAGGAATAATGGGAATTCAATATTCTTGTGCAGGAGACGATCACCTTCTCCATATTACAGCCGAGGGGGCTACAGATCTCGCTCCCGGTCTCGATCTTATTCACCTCGTAAGTAACAAGTTACATTTTCAGTATACTGTCACCAGCAATGAAACTGAGTGGTATACACAAAAAATCCTAAacggtttttttttaatgcatagaACAAATCTTTTTGCTATCTTTTCCTTGGTCTCCCAAGGAATTCACAAGCTACACTGCAGCAGCTGGTGAAGCTAACTTTTGGAGACCCCAATACAAAATATAGTAGATACACAAGAATGTGTAAAATGTCTAGAAAATATGGTAGCATGCTTGTGGAGAAATGCCTGTGACTAGtgagttaattttatttttcctagTTTGTGTGACACATCTTCCCATTTCCACTTTACGCCTTTCTCAAAAAATACATTTCCTGAACTAATAATACATATAGTGCTCGAAGAAATAGAATTACACAAGTTTTCACTCATTAAACCTTTGTGTTCCCTAGAACTCTTAATTATTTAGAGGAGGAGAGTTTCACAGTAGGGTGGagtattaaaatgtttttaaatagaaCATGAGAGGCCCAACTAGGCCACATCAGCCTCAAAATTCAGAGGCCACTAAGACTCTAAAAAAATAATTGGCTATAGCAGACTACAGGTTTCTGTGTTCTACcatgtgacattttttttcttctccctcgtTTAAAAATTATATGACTGTTTTTGAATTTTTCTGTGAATGAACAACCTTTGTAGACTTTCAGAATTCTAATGGAACACGTAATCTCTGTTTATTTACAGGTCGCTATTGAAGCGTGAAACTGAAGATTTTGTAGCTACATACAGTGCATTGAGATTGCAAATTTGTGGACAATAATTTGTCACTTTTGTTCAAGTCTAATAGTGCCTAGTGAATAGGTGACTTTTACACCTTTTATGGAGACTACTTTCAGTGAAGTTTTAAGATGCTGTTTCATTCTGCATATTTGTGTAGTTGGTGCTTCGTTCAGAGTTGTGTTTTGAGAAAAGTATGTCTTCTGCATGTGTTAGTCTGAACTTTGCAGAAAGATTTCTATTGTCCAAAGTTCTTcgtttaaactttttttttacagttttcggGATATTTTGAAGATCTGAACCTGTATAATACGCTTTCAAATGGTGGCATAATAAAGGGGTTTTTTACTTATTTTGAGGCCCATATCTCATACTTGACCAAAGTGTGAGTTGGAGAAGGAGCAAAATTACTTAAAAGATCCACAATCCTGTACTATAAACCCACTCTTTCAGTTACCCTCGGTAATATGAAGTCTGAATAAAAGTCCATATTGTACCTTTTCTATTTCTTCCAGTGGACTAAGCTTTTTTTTATTGGTAGTTATAAGTTGCAATAAACCTGCTTGGAAACTCTAACAAGGAGATGCACATTTAAAGTATAAAAATATTAATGTGGGAATTTTGCCAAGCAGTTTACAAAGCAGTCCATAAtcccttttgttttttaatccaaGATCCATAATGTGCCTTACTAAAGATGATCACGTAGTTCGGGTCATAATGTCTCATAATGTCATAATGTAATGTTGATAACACTTGAGTCAGAGAGGGAAGAGGGGTTGGTCCACAAGCCACAGAAGACAGTGGTGGAAGGATTTGAAATTATCCCCCCAGTTATATTACCCCTCATGAGACAGTTTGTCAAATCTATATTAGTTTTATTGtatgaagttttaaaaaactTCTAAACAGGCAAAAACAGTCTATTTAATTTCAGTGAGGGAAAAGTGGTCATGAGCAGCAgatactaatctggagaacagggcttgattTCCCATTCGCATGAAGCttcctgaatgaccttgggccagtcacatttctctcagaagaGACTCAGCCCCAACCAACCACACAGGatgcctgttgaggggaaagggaagaggtggTAAATGTTCATAggatggagaaaagcagggtataaaaagcaattcCTCTCTTACCATTTTAATCCCCACTTTTTGGTGTGAGGCGTACTCAAGCGGATCACCAATTTTTCTTCAAAAAGCAGATCATATGTTCTGTACTATAAATTCTAAAAGTTTTCGCGGTAAATCACATAGTGTCTTTTATATATTCAAGTTGAACCATTTGTAATAATAGTGTGTGTCTACATTCAAGAGTTAACATGTGAAGCTCGTTGCCACCAAAGGTAAAAACCTTAGTTTCAACCCCTAGTACTTTAACCTGAAAGGGGTCCTGGGTAGTTGCAAAAGATCTTTgtttgaggccctggagagctactaGAATGTAATGAAACAATCCCACAGGATCCTATTCTGTCTTGCCCTTTGGAGTGTCAGGGCACCAGTGGCCATTCAAGTGGCAGTGTATCACTCTCCTGTGTTTCCCAGCCTTTGGAATGGTtttctctccctcacagggtggtgcTTATAGCTGCCACCATATGGTCTTTGTGGGAATTTACCCACTGAGAGGTCCAGGGGTTTCCATTTCCTGCCTTGCTGTTCCAAGACCCTACCTTGTGCCTGCTGCTTCTGCTGTCAAGGATCTGGTTAACATGGGGACAGCTTACTAGTACATCATGGAGGGATTAATACTTGGCCAACTGTCAATCAAAATAGACAGAGATAGCTTATTCAGATTTGTTCAAAAGTAATGTTGGTGATACCATCCAGGTTTTGTGGCGCTTAGGTaacatcagtaaaccatatatttttggAAATGATGGGTCACTCACTACTTGATTGGCCTAGACCAGGAATTACCCACTCCTGTAATTGAGCCCttattgggagggagccctcaaCCAGGAAGGGCTGGTAAGCTCTCCACCCTACCCCCAATTTCTTGCTGCCCTTGGAAAGTGTGGGTGGAAATGCAGCTGGCTCCACTGAGTAGCTCAggcatggagggagaggagaagcagcagagtAGCTTGGCCctagaaaaggaggaagaggagcagcagcagaagagctggatcCAGTTAGTAGCTCAGTACTGGAAGTGTGAGGTGGGGGGGACAGCCTGCCCCAATGAGCTACCCTGAGAAGCACAGGCTGCACCCAGTGAGTTGCCCTCGTGTAGAAGTTAGAGAAGGGGGAAGCAGAGACAGCCCCATTGAGTTGctctcaacccttttctccaagggaactgacttCTGCAGTTTGATGAAGAGCTGTCctaggggattcccaggttcttcctggaggctggcattcctgaacCTCTGTGGGCACAaggtgcattccccccccccccagcagctcttttccccaggggaactgacttctgcAGTCTCATGAAGAGGTgtcctgggggatccccaggtcccccctcaCAAGCAGCCTGTTCTCCAAGATGACTATGAGTTACTTTATTCAGCTCCCTGCACAGAATACATTGTACAGGTAGTAGTTGTCATCATCCCCCCAAATACAAACATTCCCTCAATGGTACTACACACCGATGGATATACAATTATTGAAATAATCACTTAATTCAGTTCACTATTGTTTGAAGTGTAGGTATAGAATGGCTTGCTGTCTTTCCATTAAGAATGAAAAGGTAGCATGTTCATGTAATCACATTCCAGGGTGAATTTGTTAACTTGCTGTTTATTGGGTACTGAAATTTCTCATTCAAAACAGGTTTTGTTTGGGAAAAACACCTCCTCCCACATGCCATGTACTGGAAACTTGAGAATGAGACAACAAACAGGTTTAGTACAGAATAGCCTGATTGTTTTCAGAGTTAGAAGCTAATTTAGCTATTCTCTTTAATCTGTGGAATTATCAGAGCAAATTACATGTCACTGTTCTGCAAAAAAGCATAGAAAGAATATGGTGCACAATCACAGATCACTGTAGCAATATTTTGTATGTAACGGAGTGAGTGCCAGCAAGTCCATACTTCTGTCTATCTGCTGTT is a genomic window of Paroedura picta isolate Pp20150507F chromosome 8, Ppicta_v3.0, whole genome shotgun sequence containing:
- the TRA2B gene encoding transformer-2 protein homolog beta isoform X4, with translation MSTRRRHVGNRVRLSSQHLMRDNSAANPDPNCCLGVFGLSLYTTERDLREVFSKYGPIADVSIVYDQQSRRSRGFAFVYFESVDDAKEAKERANGMELDGRRIRVDFSITKRPHTPTPGIYMGRPTYGSSRRRDYYDRGYDRGYDDRDYYSRSYRGGGGGGGGGGWRAAQDRDQMYRRRSPSPYYSRGGYRSRSRSRSYSPRRY
- the TRA2B gene encoding transformer-2 protein homolog beta isoform X2 yields the protein MSDSGEQNYGERESRSASRSGSAHGSGKSPRHSPARSRSKEGSRRSRSKSRSRSESRSRSRRSSRRHYTRSRSRSRSHRRSRSRSYSRDYRRRHSHSHSPMSTRRRHVGNRANPDPNCCLGVFGLSLYTTERDLREVFSKYGPIADVSIVYDQQSRRSRGFAFVYFESVDDAKEAKERANGMELDGRRIRVDFSITKRPHTPTPGIYMGRPTYGSSRRRDYYDRGYDRGYDDRDYYSRSYRGGGGGGGGGGWRAAQDRDQMYRRRSPSPYYSRGGYRSRSRSRSYSPRRY
- the TRA2B gene encoding transformer-2 protein homolog beta isoform X1, coding for MSDSGEQNYGERESRSASRSGSAHGSGKSPRHSPARSRSKEGSRRSRSKSRSRSESRSRSRRSSRRHYTRSRSRSRSHRRSRSRSYSRDYRRRHSHSHSPMSTRRRHVGNRVRLSSQHLMRDNSAANPDPNCCLGVFGLSLYTTERDLREVFSKYGPIADVSIVYDQQSRRSRGFAFVYFESVDDAKEAKERANGMELDGRRIRVDFSITKRPHTPTPGIYMGRPTYGSSRRRDYYDRGYDRGYDDRDYYSRSYRGGGGGGGGGGWRAAQDRDQMYRRRSPSPYYSRGGYRSRSRSRSYSPRRY
- the TRA2B gene encoding transformer-2 protein homolog beta isoform X3, with the protein product MSDSGEQNYGERESRSASRSGSAHGSGKSPRHSPARSRSKEGSRRSRSKSRSRSESRSRSRRSSRRHYTRSRSRSRSHRRSRSRSYSRDYRRRHSHSHSPMSTRRRHVGNRANPDPNCCLGVFGLSLYTTERDLREVFSKYGPIADVSIVYDQQSRRSRGFAFVYFESVDDAKEAKERANGMELDGRRIRVDFSITKRPHTPTPGIYMGRPTYGSSRRRDYYDRGYDRGYDDRDYYSRSYRGGGGGGGGGGWRAAQDRDQMYRRRSPSPYYSRGGYRSRSRSRSYSPRK